A part of Trichocoleus sp. genomic DNA contains:
- a CDS encoding helix-turn-helix transcriptional regulator: MSLRELRQRELRLLRFYTCCQFGMTPQAFYAKWNVSHAQIALICGCSQSTVDRWFSQGTNRRSPSAIHLRRLAEMDLLWECYEAIPLALRQRICSTETETH, translated from the coding sequence ATGAGTCTCAGGGAACTAAGGCAACGAGAACTGAGGCTGTTGCGCTTCTACACCTGCTGTCAGTTCGGCATGACTCCACAAGCCTTCTACGCTAAGTGGAACGTCTCCCATGCCCAAATCGCCCTCATTTGTGGCTGCTCCCAATCCACCGTCGATCGCTGGTTCTCCCAGGGCACCAACCGTCGATCGCCCAGTGCTATCCATCTGCGACGGCTCGCAGAAATGGATTTGCTGTGGGAATGCTACGAAGCCATTCCGCTTGCTTTACGGCAACGAATTTGTTCCACTGAAACCGAAACCCACTAA
- a CDS encoding TniQ family protein, translated as MDKATTETASDDSWSWIARVEPYEGESISHYFGRFRRYELNCVSAPTPLSNAAGIGFALSRWEKFRFNPFPTNKELKAMGKLVGLKAERLLAMFPPKDTPTINCSTRLCGACYAEVPYHRMAWQFESTEGCDRHQLRLISRCPACDEKIPLPVEWTEGKCQKCGMKFQSMMKRQKPYTKIS; from the coding sequence ATGGATAAAGCTACAACGGAAACGGCTTCGGACGATTCTTGGTCTTGGATTGCACGAGTCGAGCCTTACGAAGGTGAAAGTATCAGTCACTATTTCGGTCGGTTTCGACGGTATGAGTTGAACTGCGTCTCTGCGCCTACTCCTCTCAGTAATGCAGCAGGAATTGGGTTTGCTCTATCTCGTTGGGAGAAATTTCGGTTTAACCCATTTCCGACTAACAAAGAACTCAAAGCAATGGGAAAGCTGGTTGGATTAAAAGCCGAAAGATTGCTTGCAATGTTTCCACCTAAAGATACACCAACTATTAATTGCTCTACCCGTTTATGCGGTGCTTGTTATGCTGAAGTTCCCTATCACCGGATGGCATGGCAGTTTGAGTCAACCGAAGGATGCGATCGTCACCAGCTTCGCCTCATCTCCCGTTGCCCAGCTTGTGACGAGAAGATTCCGTTGCCTGTTGAGTGGACGGAAGGGAAGTGCCAGAAGTGCGGCATGAAATTTCAATCAATGATGAAGCGACAGAAGCCATATACAAAGATTTCTTGA
- a CDS encoding alpha/beta hydrolase, with translation MDWRDQIIRIRKPTLIITGRKSIIPWTSQVWIHQSVPNSELEIFEAADGGGHFTFIENPQKFNQRVLQFLSRSLEMNQEKSLDQNLSLNGCVAKTGQW, from the coding sequence ATGGATTGGCGCGATCAAATTATCAGAATTCGCAAACCAACGCTAATTATTACTGGAAGAAAAAGTATTATCCCGTGGACATCGCAAGTCTGGATTCATCAAAGCGTTCCTAACTCTGAGTTGGAAATCTTTGAAGCGGCAGACGGCGGCGGACATTTCACGTTCATCGAGAATCCACAAAAGTTCAATCAACGAGTTTTGCAGTTCTTATCGCGATCACTTGAAATGAACCAGGAAAAGAGTTTAGATCAAAATCTATCTTTGAACGGTTGTGTCGCAAAAACGGGTCAATGGTAA
- a CDS encoding ATP-binding protein, whose protein sequence is MVQPASIPQQVVSQPSFPDLQAEIDRISNAAPLFITKRDEELHAWLNDQRDSKTSGIILAPQRSGVSESCQYYRLQYVRYKGSVLLLPASIAYLRIPSDCTQYQLFVELLNALHRNLKMGRLSDLRKRSRATLKEYGVKLIIVDDAHYLKLKALRELVQIHELLKIPVILLGTKDLYEQLRSDWKQVHNSFLAFYQFPAMTYEQTGSVVDQWLTQFLQWQEESDLLYEDVLKQLHEKTSGLTGPLYDTLQKIAVRALKKGLFKLDEETTLEVLNQQLKANVGSDNG, encoded by the coding sequence ATGGTACAACCCGCATCAATCCCCCAACAAGTTGTCAGCCAGCCTTCATTTCCAGACTTACAGGCTGAGATCGATCGGATTAGCAATGCAGCCCCTTTATTTATTACAAAACGCGACGAAGAATTACATGCTTGGTTGAATGATCAACGTGATTCAAAAACGTCTGGTATTATTCTTGCTCCACAGCGATCGGGGGTTTCAGAATCTTGCCAATATTACAGATTACAATATGTCCGATACAAAGGGTCGGTACTATTGCTGCCTGCATCCATTGCTTACCTCAGAATCCCGTCAGACTGTACTCAATATCAATTATTTGTTGAATTACTCAATGCCCTGCATCGGAACCTGAAAATGGGTAGGTTAAGTGACTTGAGAAAACGAAGCCGAGCAACACTCAAAGAGTATGGAGTCAAATTAATTATTGTTGACGATGCTCATTATCTCAAACTCAAAGCTCTACGCGAATTAGTTCAGATTCATGAATTGTTAAAAATTCCAGTTATTTTGCTCGGTACTAAAGATCTCTACGAACAACTCAGGTCTGATTGGAAGCAAGTTCACAACTCATTTTTGGCGTTCTATCAATTTCCAGCAATGACCTATGAGCAAACTGGCTCAGTTGTAGATCAATGGCTCACCCAATTCCTACAATGGCAGGAAGAATCAGATTTGCTTTATGAAGATGTTCTTAAACAGCTGCATGAAAAAACTTCTGGTCTTACTGGTCCGTTATACGACACACTTCAAAAAATTGCTGTCCGTGCTTTGAAGAAGGGCTTATTTAAGCTTGATGAGGAAACAACGCTTGAGGTTTTAAATCAGCAGCTCAAAGCAAACGTGGGATCCGATAATGGATAA
- a CDS encoding transposase family protein — MQEGIHTGANQEYLLLNELPAEAQRKVEWANKIRATGTLNRAARQQLIQEAAQDLNCHPRTIKRMMEAVERDGLIALSQTTRSDKGSSRYISEPWRRLVIALYRRNQKYSRRTNRFQIWLLIKAISTKLKAVQDLSDNQLRTLFDGIAQKLGSVDESHSSVLNRILKEIREEVASGKFSPPRSHVSVYNILDVYIEEQNLKARHPGQGLNKVIQTTEGNLAVTPSNKVIQIDHTRLDVLVVDQEGHEIGCPFLSVATDSYSGCIAGFYLGFRQPSSLEVALVLRHAILRKEYSSEYKLKEKWNVCGIPDYLLTDRAKEFKSEHLQQIAAHLGFTLRYRAYPEQGGIVESVFDKLNKEFNSRLPGYKGSNVAKRPKDAEKYASITIEELERQLVRHFVDHVNQHCYPGTAEKRCDRWESMHIEFPKVPEERELDICLLKQNKRPKVQKHGTISFEGELYKGDCLLEYVKKKVVVRYDPSNIIHLLVYTHEEDGQPGRFLGVVRARDLKEDKLSLKELKERKRRLSQAQRAIDISSILDERLDLNEFAEEKIKKTRKQRRSIEHELTGCSSGLANVVEFKRQEALNNSSEVAVDSSRIEAQNSQRKRFKPSDEAKMAIPNWNQHLQDYW; from the coding sequence ATGCAGGAAGGGATTCATACTGGTGCCAACCAAGAATATTTACTCCTTAATGAACTTCCTGCCGAAGCTCAACGCAAGGTCGAGTGGGCTAACAAAATTCGTGCTACAGGTACATTAAACAGAGCAGCTAGACAACAGCTTATTCAAGAGGCTGCTCAAGATTTAAACTGTCACCCTCGAACTATCAAACGAATGATGGAGGCTGTAGAGCGAGATGGTTTAATTGCATTAAGTCAAACAACTCGATCGGATAAAGGCAGTTCTCGTTATATATCGGAACCGTGGCGTCGGCTCGTTATTGCTCTTTACAGACGTAACCAAAAATATAGCCGTCGTACCAATCGGTTTCAAATCTGGCTGCTAATTAAGGCTATTTCAACCAAGCTTAAAGCAGTTCAAGATCTTTCTGATAATCAACTTAGAACGTTGTTCGATGGGATCGCTCAAAAACTCGGCTCAGTCGATGAATCACACTCCAGTGTCTTAAATAGAATCCTTAAAGAGATTAGAGAAGAAGTTGCATCTGGTAAGTTTTCACCTCCCAGATCTCATGTGTCGGTGTACAACATCCTGGATGTATATATTGAAGAGCAGAACCTTAAGGCTAGGCATCCTGGACAAGGACTTAATAAAGTCATCCAAACTACGGAAGGAAATTTAGCGGTAACCCCTAGCAATAAGGTTATCCAAATCGATCATACGAGGTTAGACGTTCTGGTTGTTGATCAAGAGGGTCATGAAATTGGTTGTCCTTTTCTGAGCGTGGCGACAGACAGTTATTCAGGATGTATTGCAGGGTTTTATCTTGGTTTTAGGCAACCCAGTTCCTTAGAAGTCGCACTTGTTCTGCGTCACGCTATTCTACGAAAGGAATATAGCTCAGAATACAAACTTAAAGAAAAGTGGAACGTTTGCGGAATTCCAGATTACCTTCTAACCGATCGTGCTAAGGAATTTAAGTCTGAGCACCTTCAGCAAATTGCTGCTCATTTAGGGTTTACTCTTCGATACCGAGCTTATCCTGAACAAGGCGGGATTGTGGAATCTGTCTTTGACAAACTCAATAAGGAATTCAATTCTAGGCTTCCCGGTTATAAAGGCTCCAATGTTGCAAAACGTCCTAAAGATGCTGAAAAATATGCCTCTATAACCATTGAAGAACTGGAAAGACAATTAGTCCGTCATTTTGTAGATCATGTAAATCAACACTGCTATCCCGGTACTGCGGAAAAAAGGTGCGATCGCTGGGAATCAATGCACATTGAATTTCCTAAAGTCCCTGAAGAACGGGAGCTGGACATTTGCCTTCTTAAGCAAAACAAGCGTCCCAAAGTGCAGAAGCATGGCACTATTTCATTCGAGGGTGAACTCTACAAGGGTGATTGCCTGTTAGAGTACGTAAAGAAAAAAGTTGTGGTCAGATATGACCCTTCTAACATTATTCATCTTCTGGTTTACACTCATGAAGAAGATGGGCAGCCAGGTAGATTTCTGGGAGTTGTACGGGCCAGAGACCTGAAAGAAGATAAGCTATCGCTTAAAGAGCTGAAAGAGCGTAAGCGCAGATTATCCCAAGCTCAAAGAGCTATAGATATTTCATCTATCCTTGATGAGCGGCTTGATCTCAACGAATTTGCAGAAGAGAAGATTAAGAAAACTCGAAAACAACGCCGTAGCATAGAACATGAACTAACTGGATGTTCTTCCGGTCTAGCTAACGTGGTTGAGTTTAAACGCCAAGAAGCATTAAACAATAGCTCTGAAGTGGCTGTAGATTCAAGCCGTATTGAAGCTCAAAACTCACAACGTAAGCGATTTAAGCCTTCAGATGAAGCAAAAATGGCAATTCCCAATTGGAATCAACATTTGCAGGACTACTGGTAA
- the cas12k gene encoding type V CRISPR-associated protein Cas12k (Type V-K CRISPR systems have also been known as with the large Cas12k protein, has also been known as type V-U5, and Cas12k as C2c5.), giving the protein MTVRTIRCCLCVDEATRKFFWEAMVAYTLLVNHLFAEVAKHPHFQEWQSKGTLPRQPIEKLIEEFTVNHPSPLPSRFCKSAVLMAQYVYKSWFKLQKKRRLRLQGKKRWVEAIESDYELAQTTSFSQEEICSRAQVILNLASCKGTNISKSNRSSRKPKSGSTLLGFLLDRFDATDNPLERRAIVHLLNPPLSLWEYENSVGILYSYTN; this is encoded by the coding sequence ATGACCGTAAGAACGATTCGATGCTGTCTTTGTGTAGACGAGGCAACCCGAAAATTCTTCTGGGAAGCGATGGTCGCATATACCCTCCTCGTCAATCATTTGTTTGCTGAAGTTGCCAAGCATCCTCATTTTCAGGAGTGGCAATCAAAGGGGACTTTGCCGCGACAACCGATCGAAAAGCTTATTGAAGAGTTTACAGTAAACCATCCAAGCCCGCTTCCTTCGCGCTTTTGTAAATCTGCTGTACTGATGGCTCAGTACGTTTATAAGTCCTGGTTCAAGCTGCAAAAGAAACGGCGTTTACGGCTTCAAGGTAAGAAGCGATGGGTAGAAGCGATCGAAAGTGATTATGAACTTGCCCAAACAACAAGTTTTAGCCAAGAAGAAATTTGTTCAAGGGCACAAGTAATACTAAATCTGGCAAGTTGCAAAGGCACTAACATCTCAAAAAGCAACCGGAGCAGCAGAAAGCCAAAATCTGGAAGCACACTACTTGGATTCCTGCTTGATCGATTTGATGCCACAGATAACCCTTTGGAACGACGAGCAATTGTCCACCTGCTTAACCCTCCTTTGTCACTTTGGGAGTATGAAAATAGCGTGGGAATCTTATACTCTTATACCAATTAG